Proteins encoded in a region of the Niveispirillum cyanobacteriorum genome:
- a CDS encoding hydantoinase/oxoprolinase family protein, with protein MAYRLGVDVGGTFTDLLLIEDETGETFRDKVPSTPHDPSVAVVTGTLKICAKAGIDPKDVQLFMHGTTVATNTVLTSTGARVGLVTTDGYRQVLHIARSFVPGGLAGWIVWNKPPLTAPLECTVEVPERIGADGSIVTPLDEAALRVALERLKGEGIEALTIAFINAYRYDAHEVRAGQIAREIFPDLPVSLSSEVLPEMQEYERALTTVANSYVRPRVANYVRNLKAELNKAGMNGQMNLLRSDAGLMSFEKAQDHPVNLLMSGPAGGVAGALWVCGKSGFKNLLTVDVGGTSTDVALIENGQPRLARETECGDLKVRATSLDIRTVGAGGGSIAFVPELTKALRVGPASAGAVPGPVCYSRGGDKPTVTDANVVLGYLPEELLGGTMRLDRPAAAASVQGIADTLGIDLAAAANGIYSIANETMMGALRLISVQQGYDPRDFALVAFGGAGPLHANALGKLLGSWPVIVPPSPGVLCAFGDATTRLRAERAKSVGKVFADVSNGDVAGLLADLRAAVARELLAEGVAEADQEVSFEAGVRYSGQAFEVSLPVSLDGFAEGGLEALAVAFDKEHERLFTFCLDSDRELVTVRATALGKASAIRLEKLHKGNGDPSAAKVRDHAIWADGKEHPAIIYDRAKLKAGDFITGPAIICEMDSTTVLLPDHGAEVDDYGLILIRPLAAA; from the coding sequence ATGGCTTACAGGCTCGGCGTGGACGTGGGGGGAACCTTCACGGACCTGCTGCTGATTGAGGATGAGACGGGTGAAACCTTCCGCGACAAGGTGCCTTCCACCCCACATGATCCATCGGTCGCTGTCGTCACTGGCACCCTGAAAATCTGTGCCAAGGCGGGAATTGACCCGAAGGATGTGCAGCTGTTCATGCACGGCACGACTGTTGCCACCAACACGGTGCTTACCAGTACGGGCGCGCGCGTCGGTTTGGTGACCACTGACGGCTACCGCCAGGTCCTGCACATCGCACGTAGCTTCGTACCCGGCGGGTTGGCCGGCTGGATCGTCTGGAACAAGCCGCCGCTGACGGCCCCGCTGGAATGTACGGTGGAAGTGCCGGAACGCATTGGCGCCGACGGGTCCATCGTCACGCCGCTGGACGAAGCTGCCCTGCGTGTGGCGCTGGAACGCCTGAAGGGGGAGGGGATCGAGGCCCTGACCATCGCCTTCATCAATGCCTATCGCTACGACGCGCATGAGGTGCGGGCCGGCCAGATCGCGCGGGAGATTTTCCCCGACCTGCCCGTGTCACTGTCGTCCGAGGTCCTGCCGGAGATGCAGGAATATGAACGTGCCCTGACCACCGTCGCCAATTCCTATGTCCGCCCGCGTGTGGCCAATTATGTGCGCAACCTGAAGGCCGAGTTGAACAAGGCCGGCATGAACGGGCAGATGAACCTGCTGCGCTCCGACGCCGGGTTGATGAGCTTTGAAAAGGCGCAGGACCATCCCGTCAACCTGTTGATGAGCGGTCCTGCCGGCGGTGTGGCAGGCGCCCTCTGGGTCTGCGGCAAGTCGGGCTTCAAGAACCTGCTGACTGTGGATGTCGGTGGGACCTCCACCGATGTTGCCCTGATCGAAAATGGTCAGCCGCGTCTGGCGCGGGAGACCGAATGCGGCGACCTGAAGGTGCGCGCCACTTCTCTGGATATCCGTACTGTCGGTGCCGGCGGCGGCTCCATCGCCTTTGTCCCTGAATTGACCAAGGCGCTGCGTGTCGGACCGGCCTCGGCTGGTGCCGTGCCCGGCCCTGTCTGCTACTCGCGTGGCGGGGACAAGCCCACCGTGACCGATGCCAATGTCGTGCTGGGTTACCTGCCGGAGGAGTTGCTGGGCGGCACCATGCGGCTGGACCGACCGGCGGCGGCAGCATCGGTGCAGGGGATTGCCGATACGCTGGGCATTGATCTGGCGGCAGCTGCCAACGGCATCTATTCCATCGCCAATGAGACGATGATGGGGGCGCTGCGCCTGATCTCTGTCCAGCAGGGCTACGATCCGCGCGATTTCGCGCTGGTTGCCTTTGGCGGGGCGGGGCCGCTGCATGCCAATGCGCTGGGCAAGCTGCTGGGCAGTTGGCCAGTCATCGTGCCGCCCAGCCCGGGTGTGCTCTGTGCCTTCGGTGACGCCACCACGCGGCTGCGCGCCGAACGGGCCAAGTCGGTGGGCAAGGTTTTTGCCGATGTCAGCAATGGGGATGTTGCCGGCCTGTTGGCCGACCTGCGTGCTGCCGTGGCCCGCGAACTGCTGGCCGAGGGGGTGGCGGAGGCCGATCAGGAGGTAAGCTTCGAGGCCGGCGTGCGTTATTCCGGTCAGGCGTTTGAGGTGTCACTGCCCGTTTCCCTGGACGGGTTTGCCGAGGGCGGGCTGGAAGCGCTGGCCGTCGCGTTTGACAAGGAGCATGAACGGCTTTTCACCTTCTGCCTGGACAGTGACCGTGAACTGGTGACCGTGCGCGCCACAGCCCTGGGCAAGGCGTCGGCCATCCGGTTGGAAAAGCTGCACAAGGGCAATGGCGATCCGTCGGCGGCCAAGGTGCGCGACCATGCCATCTGGGCTGATGGCAAGGAACATCCGGCAATCATCTATGACCGGGCCAAGCTGAAGGCAGGGGATTTCATCACGGGCCCTGCTATCATCTGTGAGATGGACAGTACGACCGTGCTGCTGCCCGACCATGGGGCGGAGGTTGACGATTACGGGCTGATTCTGATCCGCCCGCTCGCCGCCGCCTGA
- a CDS encoding isochorismatase family protein produces MAQDLDADYAQAGFGNRLGWGKRPALLIIDFVNAYLDPACPLYAGVEKVRGQAATLLLAARAARTPVLHTNVAYTPGGVDGGVFFRKVKALSCFERGLHPHWASFAEGLEPIAGEPVITKQYASAFFGTSLASTLASSGIDTLLIAGLSTSGCVRASALDACQHGFVPLVVREAVGDRDARVHEANLFDLHAKYADVIGLEEAVTHLGALEA; encoded by the coding sequence ATGGCCCAGGATCTGGATGCCGATTATGCACAGGCGGGGTTCGGGAACCGGCTGGGCTGGGGCAAGCGCCCCGCCCTGCTGATCATCGATTTCGTGAATGCCTATCTGGACCCCGCCTGTCCGCTCTATGCCGGAGTGGAGAAGGTGCGGGGTCAGGCGGCAACGTTGTTGCTGGCGGCCCGCGCAGCGCGCACCCCGGTCCTTCACACCAACGTCGCCTACACGCCAGGCGGTGTGGATGGCGGCGTTTTCTTTCGCAAGGTCAAGGCCCTATCCTGCTTTGAACGCGGCCTACATCCGCACTGGGCATCCTTCGCGGAAGGATTGGAACCCATCGCGGGGGAACCCGTGATCACCAAGCAATATGCCAGCGCCTTTTTCGGCACCTCCCTGGCCTCCACCCTGGCGTCCAGTGGGATTGACACATTGTTGATCGCGGGCTTGTCCACCTCGGGCTGTGTCCGCGCCTCAGCACTGGATGCCTGTCAGCATGGGTTTGTGCCCCTGGTGGTGCGAGAGGCCGTTGGCGATCGCGACGCACGTGTGCATGAGGCCAACCTGTTCGACCTCCACGCCAAATATGCCGATGTTATCGGGCTGGAAGAAGCAGTGACCCACTTGGGCGCCCTTGAGGCTTAG
- the bchO gene encoding alpha/beta fold hydrolase BchO, with amino-acid sequence MMDSSWLDWNRDGLDWPHRAASCFVDAGGLRWHVQEMGPVDAPVMLLLHGTGAASHSWRHLLPVLAATHRVMAPDLPCHGFTRPQRWPDLSLNGMRMALQALMTALGIVPAVIIGHSAGAAIAVSLGTGDAVKPPPKVVTINGAFRPIRGDRVFSPLAKALFAAPLSASLFAAVARGGWFGDNLLTATGSQIDNAGALLYRRLLTSSGHVRGALGMMAAWDLTRFDALLAALPVPPTLIAAKDDPMVPWSDTRHAGDIARDARLRPVDRGGHLLHEVRADMVAGLISDAIHNCPTNRVDAA; translated from the coding sequence ATGATGGACAGCAGCTGGCTGGACTGGAACAGGGACGGACTGGACTGGCCCCATCGGGCCGCCAGCTGCTTTGTCGATGCCGGCGGCCTGCGTTGGCATGTGCAGGAAATGGGGCCAGTCGACGCGCCGGTCATGCTGCTGCTGCACGGGACGGGCGCCGCCAGCCATTCCTGGCGTCATCTGCTGCCGGTCCTGGCCGCTACACACCGTGTCATGGCGCCCGACCTGCCCTGTCATGGCTTCACCCGGCCACAGCGTTGGCCCGACCTGTCGCTGAACGGCATGCGGATGGCGCTGCAGGCGCTGATGACCGCCCTTGGCATTGTGCCAGCTGTCATCATCGGTCATTCGGCGGGTGCCGCCATCGCGGTATCATTGGGCACGGGCGACGCGGTCAAGCCGCCCCCCAAGGTGGTGACCATCAATGGCGCCTTTCGGCCCATCCGGGGGGACCGGGTCTTCTCCCCCCTGGCGAAGGCTTTGTTCGCGGCCCCCCTGTCGGCCAGCCTGTTCGCAGCGGTGGCACGGGGCGGCTGGTTCGGCGACAACCTGCTGACGGCCACCGGATCGCAGATCGACAATGCCGGGGCATTGCTCTATCGCCGCCTTCTCACCTCCTCCGGTCATGTGCGCGGTGCACTGGGCATGATGGCCGCATGGGATCTGACACGGTTCGATGCCTTGCTGGCGGCCCTTCCCGTCCCGCCCACGCTGATCGCCGCAAAGGACGACCCCATGGTTCCCTGGTCAGACACGCGCCATGCGGGGGATATTGCGCGGGATGCCCGGTTAAGGCCGGTGGATCGTGGCGGTCACCTTCTGCATGAAGTCAGGGCCGACATGGTCGCGGGACTGATTTCCGACGCCATACATAACTGCCCCACCAACAGGGTGGATGCCGCATGA
- a CDS encoding hydroxymethylglutaryl-CoA lyase produces MPSQVEIVEVSPRDGLQNEATPVSTEQKVELINRAIAAGARRIEVTSFVNPKRVPQMADAEAVLAALPRNNGVSYIGLAMNGRGFDRALAAGVTEVNYVLVASDTFSQRNNGAPTIETLAGWAEVAAAAQTAKMPTSITIGASFGCPFEGEVPVGRVVEVAKRAADHGVDEIALADTIGVASPADVVERFAAVSAALPGIRLRAHFHNTRNTGIANAYAAVMAGVGVLDSSLGGIGGCPFAPAATGNIPTEDLVYMLNRMKIGTGVDLAAAIGAASWLEGIIGRRNPAMLGRAGIFPPPTNIQ; encoded by the coding sequence ATGCCTTCCCAGGTGGAAATCGTCGAGGTCAGCCCTCGCGACGGATTGCAGAACGAAGCCACTCCCGTCAGCACCGAGCAAAAGGTGGAACTGATCAACCGCGCCATTGCGGCGGGTGCAAGGCGGATCGAGGTGACCAGCTTCGTGAACCCCAAGCGGGTGCCGCAGATGGCGGATGCTGAGGCGGTGCTGGCGGCTTTGCCGCGTAACAATGGCGTCTCTTATATAGGGCTGGCCATGAATGGGCGCGGATTCGACCGGGCGCTGGCCGCCGGGGTGACGGAGGTCAACTACGTCCTGGTTGCGTCTGATACCTTTAGTCAGCGCAACAATGGCGCCCCGACGATAGAGACGCTGGCGGGCTGGGCAGAGGTGGCTGCGGCGGCCCAGACCGCGAAGATGCCGACCAGCATCACTATCGGCGCCTCCTTCGGCTGCCCCTTTGAAGGGGAGGTACCTGTTGGGCGTGTAGTAGAGGTGGCGAAACGCGCCGCCGACCATGGTGTGGATGAAATCGCGCTGGCCGACACGATCGGCGTCGCCAGCCCCGCTGATGTTGTGGAACGGTTTGCCGCCGTGTCAGCGGCGCTACCCGGTATCCGGTTACGCGCCCATTTCCACAATACCCGCAACACTGGCATCGCCAATGCCTATGCCGCCGTGATGGCCGGTGTGGGCGTGCTGGACAGTTCGCTGGGTGGCATTGGCGGCTGCCCCTTCGCGCCGGCAGCCACGGGTAACATCCCGACCGAGGATCTGGTCTACATGCTGAACCGCATGAAGATCGGGACAGGCGTGGACCTTGCCGCCGCCATTGGGGCCGCTAGTTGGTTGGAAGGGATTATCGGACGCCGGAATCCGGCCATGCTGGGCCGGGCGGGCATCTTTCCGCCGCCGACGAACATTCAATAG
- a CDS encoding CaiB/BaiF CoA transferase family protein, which yields MVTDQSIDANDGMGQVAKRQGPLTDLRVIEMGQLLAGPFCGQLLADFGAEVIKLEQPGSGDPMREWGREKPHGKSLWWPVVARNKKSVTLNLREKQAQQIVRDLVAKSDILIENFRPGTMERWGLGYDVLSQINPKLVMVRVTGFGQSGPYSSQAGYGSIGEAMGGLRYVVGDPSTAPSRMGISIGDSLAATYAALGALMAVHARERTGRGQVVDSAIYEAVLAMMESLVTEYDQTGYVRERTGPILPNVAPSNVYPASDGQMILIAANQDTVFKRLAEAMGRPELATDPRYATHSARGAVQQELDDLISDWTRTVESGLLLDLMEKHGVPAGRIYRAPEMMEDPHFKARQNIIKVAHPIFGKLAMQNVAPRLSDTPGGVVHPGPELGEHTVEVLGGILGLGEDRLADLKAAGII from the coding sequence ATGGTGACGGACCAGAGCATCGACGCCAATGACGGCATGGGTCAGGTGGCCAAGCGCCAGGGCCCCCTGACGGACCTGCGCGTGATCGAGATGGGGCAGCTTCTGGCCGGCCCCTTCTGTGGTCAGCTGCTGGCCGATTTTGGTGCGGAGGTGATCAAGCTGGAACAGCCCGGCAGCGGTGACCCGATGCGTGAGTGGGGTCGGGAAAAGCCGCATGGCAAGTCGTTGTGGTGGCCCGTGGTTGCCCGCAACAAGAAGTCGGTAACGCTGAACCTGCGTGAAAAGCAGGCGCAGCAGATCGTACGTGATCTGGTGGCCAAGTCCGATATCCTGATCGAGAATTTCCGTCCCGGCACCATGGAACGCTGGGGCCTGGGTTATGACGTCCTGTCGCAGATCAATCCCAAGCTGGTGATGGTCCGAGTCACAGGCTTCGGTCAGTCCGGTCCCTATTCGTCCCAGGCCGGCTATGGCTCCATCGGGGAGGCCATGGGCGGTCTGCGCTATGTCGTGGGCGATCCGTCTACGGCCCCCTCGCGCATGGGCATTTCAATCGGTGACAGCCTGGCAGCCACCTACGCTGCCCTTGGCGCCCTGATGGCGGTCCATGCGCGCGAACGCACGGGTCGGGGCCAGGTGGTGGATAGCGCCATTTACGAGGCTGTACTGGCCATGATGGAAAGTCTGGTCACGGAATATGACCAAACTGGTTACGTACGTGAACGTACGGGCCCCATCCTGCCCAATGTAGCGCCCAGCAATGTCTACCCGGCAAGCGACGGCCAGATGATCCTGATCGCCGCAAACCAGGACACCGTGTTCAAGCGTCTGGCCGAAGCCATGGGCCGTCCGGAACTGGCTACCGACCCGCGCTATGCCACCCATTCGGCGCGCGGTGCCGTGCAGCAGGAACTGGACGACCTGATTTCTGATTGGACGCGCACGGTTGAATCCGGCCTGCTACTGGACCTGATGGAGAAGCATGGGGTACCCGCCGGCCGCATCTATCGTGCACCGGAGATGATGGAAGACCCGCATTTCAAGGCGCGGCAGAATATCATCAAGGTGGCGCACCCGATCTTTGGCAAGCTGGCCATGCAGAATGTGGCCCCGCGCCTGTCCGATACGCCGGGCGGGGTGGTTCATCCCGGACCGGAACTGGGTGAGCACACGGTGGAGGTGCTGGGCGGTATTCTGGGGCTGGGCGAGGACCGCCTGGCCGACCTGAAAGCGGCGGGGATCATCTGA
- a CDS encoding phytoene desaturase encodes MNMITPHVRPDAQAPDPSRPQAVVIGAGVGGLSAGALLAARGYGVTIIDPLDAPGGRAYAHRQDGFVFDAGPTIITAPWMFEDLWRDCGGRLSDDVQIRPCNPFYKIRFDDGAWFNYSGDPAAMEAEVARFDPRDVAGYRSFMDESRRIYEVAFEQLADQPFHSLTFTAKTLARLVRLGGYRSVYSVVSKHFRNERLRNIFSFHPLLIGGNPFSATSFYCLIAHLEGRYGVHYAVGGTNALVHGIANLVRRNGGVIRLGETVETILTQGRRATGVRLKSGEIVPADIVISNGDPATTYGKLLSQHPRRRWTDAKIARGDYSMGLFVWYFGTNRRYDDVDHHTMLFGPRYKGLLTDIFKRQHLADDFSLYLHRPSAVDPSVAPDGCDAFYVLSPVPNLGGTTDWQDMAETYRQRIAAHLSRTLLPDLERHVVVSKMATPLDFRDRLLSWQGAAFALEPKLLQSAWFRPHNRSEELDNLFLCGAGTHPGAGLPGVLSSARIVDGLVPDAAAVTSYGSGSNRP; translated from the coding sequence ATGAACATGATCACCCCCCATGTCAGGCCCGACGCCCAGGCACCCGACCCGTCACGGCCACAGGCCGTGGTCATCGGTGCGGGTGTCGGCGGCCTGTCGGCGGGCGCCCTGCTAGCAGCACGAGGCTATGGCGTCACCATCATCGATCCGCTGGATGCACCGGGCGGCCGGGCCTACGCCCACCGGCAGGATGGTTTCGTCTTTGATGCCGGCCCGACCATCATCACCGCACCGTGGATGTTTGAGGATTTGTGGCGCGACTGTGGTGGGCGCCTATCCGATGATGTGCAGATCCGGCCCTGCAACCCATTCTATAAAATCCGCTTTGATGACGGTGCTTGGTTCAACTATTCCGGCGACCCTGCAGCCATGGAGGCAGAGGTTGCACGTTTCGATCCCCGCGACGTTGCGGGTTATCGCAGCTTCATGGATGAAAGCCGCCGCATCTATGAGGTGGCTTTTGAACAACTGGCCGATCAGCCTTTCCACAGCCTGACCTTCACCGCCAAAACCCTGGCAAGGCTGGTCCGCCTGGGTGGGTATCGTTCCGTTTATTCGGTTGTTTCCAAGCATTTCAGGAACGAGCGGCTTCGCAACATCTTCTCCTTTCATCCGCTGCTGATTGGCGGCAATCCCTTTTCCGCCACCTCTTTCTATTGCCTGATCGCGCATCTGGAGGGGCGATATGGGGTGCATTATGCCGTAGGGGGCACAAATGCTCTGGTCCATGGCATCGCCAATCTGGTCCGCCGCAATGGCGGCGTCATCCGGTTGGGAGAGACGGTTGAAACCATCCTGACCCAGGGTCGCCGGGCCACGGGCGTGCGCCTGAAATCGGGAGAGATCGTGCCAGCGGACATCGTCATCTCCAACGGTGACCCGGCCACAACCTATGGCAAGCTGTTGAGCCAACATCCCCGCCGCCGTTGGACCGATGCCAAAATCGCGCGCGGCGATTATTCGATGGGGCTGTTCGTCTGGTATTTCGGCACCAATCGTCGCTATGACGATGTCGATCACCACACCATGCTGTTCGGCCCCCGGTACAAGGGCCTGTTGACCGACATCTTCAAGCGGCAGCATCTGGCCGATGATTTCAGCCTCTACCTGCACCGCCCCAGCGCCGTGGACCCCAGTGTAGCGCCTGACGGCTGCGACGCCTTCTATGTGTTGAGCCCGGTTCCAAACCTGGGCGGCACCACAGACTGGCAGGACATGGCGGAAACCTATCGACAACGTATCGCGGCCCATCTGTCGCGCACGCTTCTGCCTGATCTGGAGCGCCATGTCGTCGTGTCCAAGATGGCCACGCCGCTGGATTTCCGCGATCGGCTTCTGTCTTGGCAGGGGGCGGCATTCGCGCTGGAACCGAAACTGCTGCAAAGCGCCTGGTTCCGGCCACATAACCGCAGCGAGGAGTTGGACAATCTTTTCCTGTGCGGTGCCGGGACGCATCCGGGCGCTGGGCTGCCCGGTGTTTTGTCGTCCGCACGGATCGTGGATGGGCTGGTTCCAGATGCCGCCGCGGTCACCAGTTACGGCAGCGGGAGTAACCGACCGTGA
- the bchI gene encoding magnesium chelatase ATPase subunit I — protein MPKPFPFSAIVGQEDMKKALLLAAVEPLLGGVLVMGDRGTGKSTAVRALAELLPKIETRTNCRYNCQPNDPQPACARCQAAGAEKPALVKIRTPMVDLPLGATEDRVCGSLDIEKALVAGERAFEPGLLAAANRGFLYIDEVNLLEDHLVDLLLDAAASGVNVVEREGLSIRHAARFVLVGSGNPEEGDLRPQLLDRFGLSVEVRTIMDLKQRIEVIRRRDDYETDPEAFVASWAKRDIAIRSRVVAARKIMKQVAVPDAILFRLSQLCMRLGIDGMRGELTLMRAGRASAALDARLEVNWTDIEEVAPMVLCHRLRRDPMDEAGTAPRIERALAALDVGHGHA, from the coding sequence ATGCCTAAGCCGTTTCCATTCTCCGCCATCGTCGGTCAGGAGGATATGAAGAAGGCGCTGCTGCTGGCTGCGGTTGAACCGTTGCTGGGCGGGGTGCTTGTCATGGGTGACAGGGGCACAGGCAAATCGACCGCTGTGCGCGCCCTTGCCGAACTTCTTCCGAAGATCGAGACGCGCACCAACTGCCGTTATAACTGTCAGCCGAATGACCCGCAGCCGGCCTGCGCCCGCTGTCAGGCTGCGGGGGCGGAAAAGCCGGCATTGGTGAAAATCCGCACGCCCATGGTCGACCTGCCGCTGGGCGCGACGGAGGATCGGGTCTGCGGATCGCTGGATATTGAAAAGGCACTGGTGGCGGGAGAACGGGCGTTTGAGCCGGGCCTGCTGGCCGCCGCCAACCGCGGCTTTCTGTACATTGACGAGGTCAACCTGCTGGAAGATCACCTTGTTGACCTGCTGCTGGATGCGGCGGCATCCGGTGTCAACGTGGTGGAACGAGAAGGCTTGAGCATCCGGCACGCCGCCCGCTTCGTTCTGGTCGGCAGCGGCAACCCGGAAGAAGGCGACCTGCGGCCCCAACTGTTGGACCGGTTCGGCCTATCGGTGGAAGTACGCACTATCATGGACCTGAAGCAGCGGATTGAGGTGATCCGCCGCCGCGATGACTATGAAACTGATCCGGAAGCATTCGTGGCAAGCTGGGCCAAGCGGGACATCGCCATCCGCAGCCGGGTCGTGGCCGCGCGCAAGATCATGAAACAGGTCGCGGTACCCGATGCCATCCTGTTCCGCCTGTCACAGCTATGCATGCGACTGGGCATCGATGGGATGCGCGGTGAACTAACCCTGATGCGGGCGGGGCGCGCATCGGCGGCGCTGGATGCGCGCTTGGAGGTGAACTGGACGGATATCGAGGAGGTGGCACCGATGGTGCTTTGCCACCGTCTGCGCCGCGATCCGATGGACGAGGCGGGAACCGCCCCCCGGATCGAACGCGCCCTGGCGGCGCTTGATGTCGGGCACGGCCATGCATGA
- a CDS encoding VWA domain-containing protein — protein MSGTAMHEDGDGPFDALQRQSEDRWRDAMMAARILAVAGPQIGGLWLTARASGIRDHFLDHLCTLTRPWRATRLPPGTTATALCGHLDIARSTAAGRIVWDSGILAAADGGILFIPMAERLDPGAAAMIAEAMDTGTCPRLRPNANEARHTSRVTIVALDEASAPEEMIPSCLSDRLGLHIQLDGVMLQTITAVVPDTALASATDWRLVRLDDGMLEQLCAITSATGHMSVRVLHHVSKVTRIHAALGGRSVAEAQDAVAALRLCLGVSLAQSQPPADQAPPPPESAAAQDAQSQPPPGDASESDGDGMPQELDSLTELLAAVEQGAVDGLTLTVGERAARQGSRTGKGGATARNVRRGRPFGSSNTPPFPDARPDLVETLRAAAPWQRLRTRLMVAQTGATPPALLIRKEDFRYRRRQHQQASTAIFVVDASGSTALERLGETKGAIEQLLASCYVRRDEVSLIAFRGKAAEILMQPTRSLVAAKRKLAALPGGGPTPLASGLERGLEMALAARRRGSTPVVVVMTDGSGNIALDGTADRALAGRQTETIARLYRAQGLKSICIDIARRPRDSVTNLAGLLGADLHLLRQANAAHMSEIVRASMHRGPPV, from the coding sequence ATGTCGGGCACGGCCATGCATGAGGATGGCGACGGCCCCTTCGACGCGTTGCAGCGGCAAAGTGAGGATCGCTGGCGCGACGCAATGATGGCGGCGCGGATTCTGGCAGTGGCGGGTCCGCAGATCGGGGGACTTTGGCTGACGGCGCGGGCCTCGGGCATCCGTGATCATTTCCTTGACCATCTCTGCACCCTGACACGGCCCTGGCGGGCGACAAGGCTGCCGCCGGGTACCACCGCTACGGCGCTATGCGGGCACCTGGATATTGCCCGCTCCACGGCGGCAGGGCGCATTGTCTGGGACAGCGGCATCCTGGCCGCGGCGGATGGCGGCATCCTGTTCATTCCTATGGCCGAACGGCTGGATCCTGGGGCGGCGGCCATGATCGCGGAGGCCATGGACACCGGTACCTGCCCCCGGTTGCGGCCAAACGCCAACGAAGCGCGGCACACCAGCCGCGTCACCATCGTGGCTCTGGACGAGGCATCGGCACCGGAGGAAATGATACCGTCCTGCCTGTCCGACCGGCTGGGTCTGCATATCCAGCTGGATGGCGTGATGCTGCAAACCATTACTGCGGTGGTGCCGGACACGGCGCTGGCTTCTGCAACGGACTGGCGCTTGGTCCGCCTGGACGATGGCATGCTGGAGCAGCTTTGCGCCATCACCAGTGCGACTGGTCACATGTCTGTCCGTGTCCTCCATCACGTATCCAAGGTGACACGCATCCATGCGGCCCTTGGCGGGAGGTCGGTTGCGGAGGCACAGGATGCCGTGGCGGCCCTGCGTCTTTGCCTGGGCGTGAGTCTGGCGCAAAGCCAGCCGCCAGCTGACCAAGCTCCACCGCCACCGGAATCCGCCGCCGCGCAGGACGCACAGAGCCAACCCCCGCCCGGAGACGCCAGCGAAAGCGACGGCGATGGAATGCCGCAAGAGCTGGATAGCCTGACGGAACTGCTGGCCGCTGTGGAACAGGGGGCGGTGGACGGCCTGACCTTGACGGTCGGCGAACGGGCGGCTCGGCAGGGCAGTCGTACCGGCAAGGGCGGGGCAACGGCCCGCAATGTCCGGCGCGGTCGCCCCTTCGGCAGCAGCAATACACCGCCCTTCCCCGATGCCCGGCCCGATCTGGTGGAAACGCTTCGCGCCGCCGCCCCCTGGCAAAGGCTACGCACCCGCCTGATGGTGGCACAGACCGGGGCCACTCCCCCCGCCCTGCTGATCCGGAAGGAGGATTTCCGCTATCGCCGGCGGCAGCATCAACAGGCATCGACAGCCATTTTCGTCGTGGATGCCTCGGGCTCCACGGCGCTGGAACGGCTGGGCGAAACCAAGGGGGCCATCGAACAATTGCTGGCCAGTTGTTATGTCCGCCGCGATGAGGTGTCGTTGATCGCCTTCAGGGGCAAGGCCGCCGAAATCCTGATGCAGCCGACCCGGTCACTTGTGGCCGCCAAACGCAAGCTGGCGGCCCTGCCGGGCGGGGGACCGACGCCGCTCGCCTCCGGGCTGGAGCGCGGGTTGGAAATGGCACTGGCCGCGCGCCGCCGAGGCAGCACGCCGGTCGTGGTGGTCATGACCGATGGTAGCGGCAATATCGCCCTGGATGGCACCGCCGACCGCGCGCTGGCCGGACGTCAGACGGAAACCATTGCCCGGCTTTATCGCGCACAAGGCTTGAAATCCATCTGCATCGATATTGCGCGACGGCCGCGTGACAGCGTCACCAATCTCGCGGGTCTGCTGGGCGCTGACCTGCACCTTCTGCGTCAGGCCAACGCCGCCCACATGTCGGAGATTGTCCGTGCCTCTATGCATCGGGGGCCACCGGTATGA